In Cydia splendana chromosome 26, ilCydSple1.2, whole genome shotgun sequence, the following are encoded in one genomic region:
- the LOC134803581 gene encoding endocuticle structural glycoprotein ABD-4-like: MTLLLLCLCQCQEEIVRNDFEGPNEDGSYKFAYQTQGGIYHEQRGSLQGEDPALVVEGQYQYTAPDGQVINVIYRADENGFQATGDHLPTPPPIPPAIQRALDYLKSLPPSENDY; the protein is encoded by the exons atgacg TTGCTGCTGCTGTGTCTATGCCAGTGTCAGGAGGAGATCGTGCGGAACGACTTCGAAGGTCCGAATGAGGATGGCTCTTACAAGTTCGCTTATCAGACAC AGGGTGGCATCTATCACGAGCAACGTGGCTCGCTTCAAGGAGAAGATCCGGCGCTGGTTGTGGAAGGACAATACCAGTACACGGCCCCCGACGGACAG GTCATAAACGTGATCTACAGAGCAGACGAGAACGGTTTCCAAGCGACGGGCGACCACCTCCCCACTCCACCCCCCATCCCGCCGGCGATACAGCGCGCCCTCGACTATCTGAAGAGTCTACCACCGTCTGAGAATGACTATTAG